The sequence accaaaaataaaagcaGTCGGTATGGGTATCTCAAGAAACGTTTGGATTTGGAGTACATGCACGCAGTGGAACCTAGGGGCATTAGGGGAGGCCTCTGTGTCTTCTGGCAGGATGCTTCCCAGGTTACTCTGGTGAAGTCTGAGGACTTTGTTATTGAAGTTAAAATTTGGGATGAGCACAAGAAGTGTCACTGGTATTTGTTTGCAATCTATGCTAGTACTGATGAGAAAAAACGGCGGGATCAATGGGGGTATTTGAGCAGGCGGCTTGGAAACAATAGGGGAAAAACTCTTCTCATCGGGGACTTTAATGACATTCTGTGTAATGATGAGAAAGAGGGGGGCAACTACAGACCGACGGCTAGTATGCGAGACTTTCGAGAGTTTGTGGCTCAAAATGAGCTCATGGACCTGGGTTTTGTTGGCTATCCGTTTACGTGGCGGAACAACCAGGAGGCGAAGCCTATTCAGCAGCGCCTGGACAGGGGATTGGCCACTATGGGATGGCAGGACCTTTACCCTGAGAACACAATCAGGCATGTGGTACTGGAAGGGTCTGACCATGCTCTGTTATTTTTCTCCCACGGAGAAAGTGAAAGCATGGAAGGGGAGAAAATTCTCTTATGATGCACGATGGAGCAAAATGGAGGAGTGTCGGCAATTGGTGGTAGAGGAATGGAGAGATAAACATGGGGGGTCACACGCTTTTCGCTTTTGTGAAAAACTGAAAGCCCTAAGGCACAAGCTCAAGGATTGGTATCGGGGGAGAGGAATGAACTCGAAGA is a genomic window of Malus domestica chromosome 09, GDT2T_hap1 containing:
- the LOC139187798 gene encoding uncharacterized protein — its product is MRLLTWNCQGIGGDLTVDNLLEQNRLHTLDIMVLLETKNKSSRYGYLKKRLDLEYMHAVEPRGIRGGLCVFWQDASQVTLVKSEDFVIEVKIWDEHKKCHWYLFAIYASTDEKKRRDQWGYLSRRLGNNRGKTLLIGDFNDILCNDEKEGGNYRPTASMRDFREFVAQNELMDLGFVGYPFTWRNNQEAKPIQQRLDRGLATMGWQDLYPENTIRHVVLEGSDHALLFFSHGESESMEGEKILL